The following coding sequences are from one Megamonas funiformis window:
- a CDS encoding ABC transporter permease translates to MGYIIKRIFNAFIVLWIVITITFFLMHAIPGGPFTAEKSLPPYVLHSIEERYKLNDPLYKQYGDYLCNLVQGDLGPSFKYPGRSVNDIIKDGFPVSFKLGIEAILIAIIIGIPAGILAGVKKDKWQDRAVNFFTTLGVAVPSFVVAALLIYVLSTKLHLLPAAMWNGWRYEIMPALALSGMPMSFIARLTRSSMLDILSQDYIKTARAKGLSWSKVLIKHALPNSLIPVVTYLGPMTASILTGSFVIETIFAIPGLGQYFVTSIYNRDYTVILGVTIFYSVIVIVLNMVVDLLYPLLDPRIKIGEEKGE, encoded by the coding sequence ATGGGATATATAATTAAGCGAATTTTTAATGCATTTATTGTTTTATGGATAGTTATAACTATAACTTTTTTTCTAATGCATGCTATACCAGGAGGGCCTTTTACGGCAGAAAAATCTTTGCCTCCATATGTATTACATAGTATAGAAGAAAGATATAAATTAAATGACCCTTTATATAAACAGTATGGTGATTATTTATGCAATTTAGTACAAGGTGATTTAGGACCATCATTTAAATATCCAGGTCGTAGTGTAAATGATATCATCAAAGACGGTTTTCCAGTATCTTTTAAATTGGGTATAGAAGCAATTTTAATAGCAATTATCATCGGCATACCAGCGGGAATATTAGCAGGTGTGAAAAAAGATAAATGGCAAGATAGGGCAGTTAATTTTTTTACGACTTTAGGAGTTGCTGTGCCTAGTTTTGTTGTGGCGGCATTACTTATATATGTATTATCGACAAAATTGCATTTATTGCCAGCTGCTATGTGGAATGGTTGGCGATATGAAATCATGCCAGCTTTGGCTTTATCAGGAATGCCGATGTCATTTATCGCTAGATTGACGCGTTCTAGTATGCTGGATATTTTATCACAAGATTATATAAAAACAGCGAGAGCCAAAGGTTTATCATGGAGCAAAGTTTTGATAAAACACGCTTTGCCTAATTCATTAATTCCTGTAGTAACTTATTTAGGCCCTATGACAGCTAGTATTTTGACAGGTAGTTTTGTCATTGAAACTATTTTTGCGATACCAGGATTGGGGCAATATTTTGTAACTAGTATTTATAATCGAGATTATACTGTAATTTTAGGTGTAACAATTTTTTATAGTGTGATTGTAATTGTTTTAAATATGGTAGTGGATTTACTTTATCCGTTATTAGACCCACGCATTAAAATCGGTGAAGAAAAAGGTGAATGA